The following proteins are encoded in a genomic region of Methylococcales bacterium:
- the fba gene encoding class II fructose-bisphosphate aldolase (catalyzes the reversible aldol condensation of dihydroxyacetonephosphate and glyceraldehyde 3-phosphate in the Calvin cycle, glycolysis, and/or gluconeogenesis): MALVSLRQLLDYAAEHSFAIPSFNVSNMEQVQAIMQAANACNSPVIIQDSAGARTYAGEPFLRHLILAAIEQYPHIPVVMHRDHGPSADLCIQAIQSGFSSVMMDGSLLDDMKRPSSFDYNVKVTQTVVKMAHACGVSVEGEIGCLGALTSTTTKNNKQLLTDPDEAVEFVQQTQVDALAVAIGTSHGAYKFSKPPTGDVLVISLLKKLQQKLPNTHFVMHGSSSVPQEWLKSINDHGGNITQTYGVPVSEIIEGIKYGVRKVNIDTDLRMASTGAIRHYLAQPENAADFDPRKIYNAAREAMQAICQARYEAFGSAGHASKIKAVPLAEMRLRY; encoded by the coding sequence ATGGCATTAGTATCCCTGCGGCAACTTTTGGATTATGCGGCCGAACACAGCTTTGCGATTCCCTCCTTTAACGTCAGTAATATGGAGCAGGTTCAAGCGATTATGCAAGCGGCTAATGCGTGTAATAGTCCTGTGATTATTCAAGATTCCGCAGGGGCGAGAACGTATGCAGGCGAGCCTTTTTTACGCCATTTAATTCTTGCGGCCATTGAACAATATCCTCATATTCCCGTGGTGATGCACCGCGATCATGGGCCGTCAGCCGATCTTTGTATACAAGCGATTCAGTCTGGCTTTAGTTCGGTGATGATGGATGGGTCGTTACTTGACGATATGAAAAGGCCGTCCTCCTTTGACTATAATGTCAAGGTGACTCAAACCGTCGTTAAAATGGCTCATGCGTGTGGGGTTTCTGTGGAAGGTGAAATCGGTTGTTTAGGCGCGTTAACCTCGACTACGACAAAAAATAATAAACAGTTATTAACCGATCCAGATGAGGCGGTTGAGTTTGTACAGCAAACCCAAGTGGATGCATTAGCGGTTGCGATAGGTACCAGTCACGGTGCTTATAAATTTAGCAAGCCACCAACGGGGGATGTGTTGGTTATTAGCCTATTAAAAAAATTACAGCAAAAATTACCGAATACCCATTTTGTGATGCACGGTTCAAGCTCTGTTCCTCAAGAGTGGTTAAAAAGCATTAACGATCACGGGGGAAATATTACCCAAACTTATGGGGTGCCTGTATCTGAAATTATTGAGGGAATTAAATACGGAGTTCGCAAAGTAAATATTGATACGGATTTACGAATGGCCTCAACGGGAGCGATTCGTCATTATTTGGCTCAACCTGAAAATGCAGCTGACTTTGATCCGCGTAAAATTTATAATGCCGCGAGAGAAGCCATGCAAGCTATTTGTCAGGCGCGTTATGAAGCCTTTGGAAGCGCGGGACATGCGAGTAAAATTAAAGCGGTTCCTTTAGCTGAAATGAGGCTGCGTTATTAA
- a CDS encoding metallophosphoesterase, whose amino-acid sequence MVRINYFSDIHLEFGRLERPETDADLVIAAGDIGVGRQGVNWLKGINKPVIYIAGNHEFYTHEYRRTLNMLRNSCTNSNVHFLEKDVLIMNGVRFLGCTLWTDLLNQGEKKANKLSTRLNDFRNIRFKDDFFNPALFTRLHRSSLLWLENELDEPFDGKTVVVTHHAPVPLSWHETNNELKKIAYCNSLHEIINTYDISAWFHGHIHSQNDYQVLGTRILSNTRGYKNRSEIKDFDLNKVVAI is encoded by the coding sequence ATGGTACGGATAAACTATTTTTCAGATATTCATTTAGAGTTTGGTCGTTTAGAGCGACCTGAAACCGATGCTGATCTTGTCATTGCAGCAGGTGATATAGGTGTAGGAAGACAGGGGGTTAATTGGCTTAAAGGCATTAACAAGCCTGTTATTTATATTGCAGGCAACCATGAATTTTATACCCATGAATACCGAAGAACCCTTAATATGCTGCGGAATAGCTGCACGAATAGTAATGTTCATTTTTTAGAAAAAGATGTACTCATTATGAATGGGGTTCGCTTTTTAGGCTGTACGTTATGGACGGATTTATTAAATCAAGGGGAAAAAAAAGCTAACAAACTAAGCACGCGGCTTAATGATTTTAGAAATATTCGTTTCAAAGATGATTTTTTTAATCCTGCTCTTTTCACTCGACTCCATAGATCCTCACTTTTATGGTTAGAAAATGAACTCGATGAACCTTTTGATGGAAAAACGGTGGTTGTTACGCATCACGCCCCCGTTCCCTTAAGTTGGCATGAAACTAATAATGAATTAAAAAAAATAGCCTATTGCAATTCGTTGCATGAAATTATTAATACTTATGATATTAGTGCTTGGTTTCATGGTCACATTCATAGTCAAAATGATTATCAGGTATTAGGAACGCGTATTTTAAGTAATACACGCGGTTACAAAAATCGCAGTGAAATAAAAGACTTTGATTTAAATAAAGTGGTTGCGATCTAA
- a CDS encoding efflux RND transporter periplasmic adaptor subunit, with product MATLITPSIGITAVYADEVIQSPLTSLALPQLKNGLRGQLRARQFTIISAGLSGKLISFPVTHGQRIKKGQKIATFDCRAEMAEKAVILARLNAAENKLAVNTKLASYKNISLLEVTLAKSEVAIQKAELKKTEVMLADCTITAPFSAIISNKIAQAHQYIKEGDPLLELVDSSSLEIEMVIPSKRLKKTPKGTQFSIQLDEVNTPINAKIDRHVGMIDPVSQTIRIIGKLIRPPKNLLPGMSGEVTFTAVKSSSNVSNKEK from the coding sequence TTGGCAACATTAATAACCCCTAGTATCGGGATTACGGCTGTTTATGCGGATGAGGTTATTCAATCTCCGTTAACATCCCTAGCTCTTCCGCAATTAAAAAATGGATTACGCGGTCAACTGCGTGCAAGACAATTTACGATCATTTCTGCGGGCTTATCAGGAAAACTAATTAGCTTTCCCGTGACTCACGGTCAACGAATCAAAAAAGGTCAAAAAATTGCAACCTTTGATTGTCGCGCCGAAATGGCTGAAAAAGCGGTGATTTTAGCCAGACTGAATGCCGCAGAAAATAAATTAGCCGTCAATACGAAGTTGGCGAGCTATAAAAATATTAGTTTGTTAGAGGTAACCTTAGCAAAATCTGAAGTCGCTATTCAAAAAGCAGAACTCAAAAAAACGGAGGTGATGTTAGCGGATTGTACGATTACCGCGCCCTTTTCAGCGATTATTTCTAATAAAATAGCCCAAGCGCATCAATATATAAAAGAGGGCGACCCCTTATTAGAACTGGTTGATTCGAGTAGTCTTGAAATTGAAATGGTCATTCCATCAAAACGATTGAAAAAAACCCCGAAGGGTACTCAATTTTCAATTCAATTAGATGAAGTAAATACCCCGATTAATGCAAAGATTGATCGCCATGTGGGTATGATTGACCCTGTTAGCCAAACCATCCGTATCATTGGAAAATTAATACGCCCCCCTAAAAATTTATTACCTGGCATGAGTGGCGAAGTAACGTTCACAGCGGTTAAGAGTTCAAGCAATGTCAGCAACAAAGAAAAATAA